The Infirmifilum lucidum DNA segment ACCCCCCACTAGGGAGAATAGTTCTCTCGGTCATAATGGCGACATTAAGGGAGGGTATGTACGCCGGAGACACATTCATCGGCGGGCTGGTGAGCCTCTTAACTGCACGGTCTAGCGAGTCGGCGTGCATTGTAGACATCCCCCCGTGCCCCGTGCTCATAGCTTGGAATAGCACGAATGCCTCTTCACCCCTCACCTCCCCGACTATGATGTAGTCGGGCCTGTACCTCAGAGAAACCTTGACGAGGTCGTAGAGCGTTATCTCCCCTACCTTAGACTCCCCAAGCCCATAACTCTCCCTACTAACTAACTGAACCCAGTTCTCGTGGGGTAAGTTGAGTTCGGGAGTCTCCTCTATAGTCACTATTTTGTAGCCGGGCTTGAAGAAGTTTGCTATAGCGTTTAGGAGCGTTGTCTTCCCCGCTGCAGTGGCGCCTATAACCATGAGTGTCATCCTGTTCTCCAACATAACCCATAGGTATGCAGCTGTCCAGTCGTCGATGTTCCCCCCGCTTATTATCTCAATTATCGAGAGTGGCTTCTCACGGAACTTACGGATAGTGAAGGTACTGCCCCTTGGCGAGACCTCCTCCCCATACGTTGCCGCCAGCCTGTGCCTCCCCGGGAGCATCGCGTCGACAATGGGAAAGGCTGCTGAGATGTGTTTCCCAGACATGTGTGCCAGCTTCACGATGAACTCGCGTAGATAGTCCCGGCTCCTGAACACAATATTTGTCGGTATGCTCTCATAGTCTCTATGCCACACGTGTATTGCCCTGTCAACGCCGTCACAGCTAATGTCCTCGAGCTTGTAATCCTTCATTAGAACCTCTATCGGGCCATAACCGACTAAGTCGCGCTCTATGTAGTATACTATCTTTCCCCAGCTCTCCTCACTTATCCCCCTGATAGACTTCCTGTATTTCTCAGCAAGTCTCCTCGCCTCCTCTATAATGTGTTGCCTCAAGTCCACGTCGAACGATGCTGGAGGCTCCAGCTCTACGCTCAGAATATCGATTAGTTTATTGACGGCCTTCCTCTCCTCCTCTGTTAGTTGAACCTCCTCGACAAAGTACGCACGCTGGTTGCCAGCCTCCGGTATTTCGACGATCTTGACCTTGGCAAAGGGTTCTACGACCCAGTACTCGTCTATAACCTTGTAGTCCTCCCTAGCGGGCAGGTAGACTACAGCTTCCTCGACTCTCTCTCCTTCTTTAGCCTTCTCCTTTATCTTTTTAGGCTTCTTTCGAGGCATTACTGAAACTGATTAACAGCAACCGTGGATATATATCCTTCTCTCCCTGCTCTTAGATCCTCTCACCTCTCTGCATTAAATATTAAAATCTCGCAACAGCTCTTCTTCATGAGCGTATGGTTTCGATTGATGGAATTGCGTACGGCGTTTTCGGTTGGGCTGGAGAGACTCTTCTAAAGATGTTCCCAAGCCTAAAGAGCGATATAGAGTCGGCGGACATGAAAGTTTACCCTCCAGCTTATGCCGCTCGTTGCATAATGTTGTCACTAGTGGCTTTCGTCCTGGGTCTTGCCTTCGATGCCCCGCTAGTATTTATAATGAGCAGGCTTGGGGCAGGTGTACTCCAGATTGTTTCCATGTCGGTTCTAGCCCCTGTGCTCCTGGCCTCGCTGACCTTCGTGTTTCTCCTATTCTACCCCAAGATCAAGGTATCGTCCCGCCAGTTGAGGTTCGACCTGGAGATACCCTACCTCTCTGTCTACATCACGGTCATGGCTACCGGTGGCATTTCACCGTACACGAGCTTCGAGAGGCTGGCGAAAGCCCCGAAAGTGCTCTTCCAGGAGGTGAAAAAAGAGGCTATGCGCTTCTTCATAAGCGTGAAGGCTATGGGTAAAGACCCCCTTACGGCAATCGAGGAGAGCGCAAAAAGAGTCCCCCACAATGGCTACAAGCAACTCATGCTTGGCTACGCGGCTACTCTCAAGGCAGGTGGCGATGTAATTCACTATCTTCAACGGCAGACAGAAGTCATGCTCAGAGAAAGGGTATCTCAGATAAAAACGGTTGGGGAGAGAATTGGCGCGCTGATGGAGTCTTACATGGCGGTAGTGCTCCTCAGTTCGATGACTTTATACGTGCTCTACGTAGTTAACATGGCTCTGGCCCAGGCCGGGCTCGGGCTCCAGCAGGGGGCCTTTCAGTTTGTGCTAGTCTCATACATTGTAATGCCTATGCTCTCTGGAGTCTTTATATATCTCGCCGACCTCATGCAGCCCAAGTACCCCGTATACGACAGCAGACCCTACCTGATCTACTTTTCAATAGGCATACCCCTAACAGTCTTCCTCTTCGTCACGACAACACTACCGTTCATCACGCCACCCCCGCTCTCCACAGCGCTGAGGAGAGCATTTACTCCATTCGTACTCCTGGTAGAAAGCCTTACGAGGGGGCTAGGCATGGAGAAAGGCTATGAGGCTGGCGTAGGCATGGTTATTTCCCTGGGAGTCGGCCTCATCCCGGGCATGGTAGCTGATAACCTCTCAGTTCTGAAGTTCGGAGGTATTCAATACGGACTTACAAGGTTCCTAAGGGATCTGGTGGAAGTCAGGAAGACCGGCATGGCCCCGGAGCGGTGTATAGTAAACTTGAAAGACAGAGATTATGGAAGATTTACTCCATACCTGAGGGATATAGCAACACAGGTGGGGTGGGGCGTCTCCCTAAGTAAAATATTTGAGAGATTTTCCCGCGGGATGAAGAACTGGTTCGCGCTAATCTCGATGTTCCTACTTGTTGAGAGCATTGAAGTCGGTGGCGGCACACCGCAAACCCTTGAGGCACTTGCAAGCTACGCTGAAACCCTCGAGCAGATCGAGAAGGAGAAGAAGGCTATGCTAAGGCCGCTCATGCTTATGCCCTATGTCGGGGCGCTTATTATAACGGTGGTTGTACTCATTCTTATCAGTTTCATGAGTTCGATGCTCAGGTTCGCGGGGCAGAGTATATCTACCGAGCAGTTAATTTCTATGTTCCTCCCACCAGTGATTATAAACAGTTACATGATGGGTCTAGCCGCGGGTAAAATAAGTTCCGAGAGAGTCTCTGCGGGATTCCTCCATGCATTCCTGCTGCTCCTAGCAAACCTAGTTTCAATGATCATTGCCCCACAAATCACTGCGGGGATGATGCCCAGAATCTAGCTATGGCAATACTGATTACCGGCACACCTGGCGTTGGAAAAACCACTATAGCTCGGCTTCTCGCGGAGCGTACAGGGAAGAAGTACATAGATTTCGCAGAAGTTGTAAAGAATGAAAGGCTTTATGCGGCCTATGATCCCGAAACGAACTCCTACGTAGTTAACCTCGACAGAGCTCGGAGCTACATGGAACAACTTTTGAGCTGTGAAGAAATCCTGGATACCCACCTCGTGGAGGCTCTCCCCCCTGACAAAGTGTCAGTTGCTATAGTCCTCAGACTAGACCCCCTTGTACTCCGCGAGCGCTTGAATAAAAGAGGATACCCCAGTAGGAAAATTCGTGAAAACATAGAGTCGGAGATTCTAGACGCTGTGCTCATTTCCGCTATAGAGAACTTAGGCGAGGAGAAGGTCTTCGAAGTAGACACTACGGGGAAAACTATTGCAGAAATTATTGAAATTATTACACAAATACTGAATAAAAATGGAAAATTATACAAGCCGGGACGAGTAGACTGGCTTGAAAAATACTACTTTCTCATCGGGAAAGAGGGGGGAATTATTTAAATTTTGAGGGTTTACTCTTGATTTCGTAGGGAAATGACGGGGAAAAATCGTGGGGTGAGAGGAGGAGGCGTTGGTCGCCACCTGATAGTGGAGATGTTCGAATGCGACCCCATAGCACTCGACAGTATTGAGACGATAAGGACAGCACTACTAGATTCGGCAGTGGCTTCAAATAGTACAGTTGTAAGCTTTGACTTTTATCGCTTTAAACCCCACGGTGTCAGCGGATACGTCCTCGTGGCAGAGTCCCACATATCAATACACACGTGGCCCGAGTACGGCTATGCCGCTATAGACGTCTTTACATGTGGAGAGCACACAGATCCTTGGAAAGGCTTAGATGTGCTGAAAGACAGATTGAAAGCGAAGAAGATGACTGTTCTCGAAATTGTCAGGGGAGTCGGCATTGAGAACTATGAGGGATACTGGATCCCGCCGGAGAAGAGGAGAGAGGAGGCTGTAGTCGCAACAACACCATAATAGCAAAAAGTATTTTTTCTTTTAGGCTACTTTGTCCTCTTCTTTGTCTCGAGGCTTACGGCCCTGCAATAACTTTTTATTATTCTGCTCTGTTTTATCGGGACGGAGAATATTATGAGAAAGTCAAAGGAGAAGGGTCGCTCAAGCTCAAAGAGACCCCCGGAACTCAAGAGACCCGAATGGGTGGGCATGAAACCCGAGGAGGTAGAGGAACTCGTCGTCTCGCTATTCAGGAAGGGGTATCCCCCGTCTATGATAGGCTTGATTCTACGCGACCAATATGGCATTCCGCTAGTCAAGTCAGTTACAGGTAAGAGCATACTGCAGATTCTACGAGAACGCGGTCTCGCTCCAGAGATTCCTGAAGATCTAATGAATCTCATCAGGAAAGCCATTAAAATAAGAAAACATCTCGAGGAGCACCCAAAGGATTATCACTCTAAGAGGGGGCTCCAGCTAGTCGAGAGCAAGATTCACAGACTGGCAAAGTACTACGAGAGGGAGGGGGTGCTTCCGCCAGACTGGAAATATGAGCCCGAGAAAATCGCACTATACGCCTAGTAGAGGGACACAGTACTCTAGGGCTTTTCTATGCCTCCCTCTCTCGACGAACTCCTAGCCCACTCTCAGAAGTTCCTGGAGGATCTAAGAGAGCGTAAGGAACCAACACTTATAGTATCTCACTACGACGCCGACGGGCTCTCATCAGCGTCAATATTTGCCTGGATTTTCCTACAACTTGACGTACCCTTTCACCTTGTTTTTGTCGAGCAGACGTACCCCGATACTCTTGAAGATCTCCCTTTCAAAGACTATTCCTATGTAATATTCCTTGATCTAGGTAGCGGCTATAAAGAACTGATTAGAGAATTTACCTCAAACAAGAAAGTAATGATCGTGGATCACCACGTCCCTTCAGAACCAGAACGCTGGGATCATCTTGTAGAAATAAACCCGTATCTCGTCGGCGTAGATGCGTCCACGCAAACGAGCTCTTCCACACTCTCCTATAGTATAGCTCTACGTGTAGTAAGAGCCGATGAGAACCTTATTCCTGTTGCTCTCGCTGGCGCTTTAGGGGACAGGCTAGATATAGGGGAAAAATCATCACTACTAGGGCTTAACCGGGCTGTCCTAGAGGAGGGTAAAAAGAGAGGGGTGGTAGGTGAGGCCATCTCACTTAGGCTCTTTGGGTTCAAAAGGAGGCCGCTAGTCGAGGCTCTAGCCTCCACTATAGACCCGTATATTCCTGGGTTGTCAGGGAATCCTACAGCATGTATAAAATTTCTTGAGAGTATCGGCATAAATCCCCGCAACGGTGACACTGCACGTAATATTGGTTCTCTGAGCCACGCCGAGATCAAACACCTTGCCTCAGAGCTTGTAAAGTACATGATTAGCATGAATGTGAACGTAAAAGAGGCCGAGAAAATTTTTGGTTATAACTATTTCTCTTTACGCGAAGCTGACTCCAGCCCACTTAAAGACCTAAGAGAGTACGCGTACGTGTTAAATGCTCTAGGTAGGCTAGACCAGTATGGGACTGCTATCTCGCTTAACTTCGGACACAGAGGGAAATATATTGTAAGAGCAGAAGAAAGTATAAAAGAGTACAGGAGGTTGATTGCAAAACAGTTAAACAATATAGTAGAGCAGAGAAGCGCTCGCGTTGTTTCTGGTCGTGCCACTATCGTGTTCTTCATCGAGGAGAACATGCCAAAGCTTACGGGCCCGGTGAGTTCTATCCTAGCTAACGAGTTCGCCCAAATCCTACGCAACACAGGTAATAAGATTGTAGGTGTAGCTTCTCCTCTGGAGGGCGAGAAGATGAAGGTATCCTTTAGGAGACTAGACGAATCTGTAAATCTGGGATCCTTGCTACAGAAGTACGCCAAAGAACTAAATTTTGTGGGTGGCGGTCACCCCGCAGCCGGAGGTGCCTTGCTCGAT contains these protein-coding regions:
- a CDS encoding type II/IV secretion system ATPase subunit, translated to MPRKKPKKIKEKAKEGERVEEAVVYLPAREDYKVIDEYWVVEPFAKVKIVEIPEAGNQRAYFVEEVQLTEEERKAVNKLIDILSVELEPPASFDVDLRQHIIEEARRLAEKYRKSIRGISEESWGKIVYYIERDLVGYGPIEVLMKDYKLEDISCDGVDRAIHVWHRDYESIPTNIVFRSRDYLREFIVKLAHMSGKHISAAFPIVDAMLPGRHRLAATYGEEVSPRGSTFTIRKFREKPLSIIEIISGGNIDDWTAAYLWVMLENRMTLMVIGATAAGKTTLLNAIANFFKPGYKIVTIEETPELNLPHENWVQLVSRESYGLGESKVGEITLYDLVKVSLRYRPDYIIVGEVRGEEAFVLFQAMSTGHGGMSTMHADSLDRAVKRLTSPPMNVSPAYIPSLNVAIMTERTILPSGGFARRVKHVWEVEEYEKYREIVRWDPVKDVHRVVSESYHLRYIAERTGKKVEDLYREIERRRVVLKWLQVKGIKETKDVFTYINRYYVYPEEVHSTAYAELKEMNALPQPVKITPRIEVEVAPRPAVTVTRPTPAQRASTVLQTPSVDKREEVTTDISISVSSESMTVLRALAVLGGEGDHTSVLSLTSLSRDQFVKAMGELSGKRLVIPTLIYVEGRPVVGYRLTSEGETLVKKLNLK
- a CDS encoding type II secretion system F family protein, which produces MVSIDGIAYGVFGWAGETLLKMFPSLKSDIESADMKVYPPAYAARCIMLSLVAFVLGLAFDAPLVFIMSRLGAGVLQIVSMSVLAPVLLASLTFVFLLFYPKIKVSSRQLRFDLEIPYLSVYITVMATGGISPYTSFERLAKAPKVLFQEVKKEAMRFFISVKAMGKDPLTAIEESAKRVPHNGYKQLMLGYAATLKAGGDVIHYLQRQTEVMLRERVSQIKTVGERIGALMESYMAVVLLSSMTLYVLYVVNMALAQAGLGLQQGAFQFVLVSYIVMPMLSGVFIYLADLMQPKYPVYDSRPYLIYFSIGIPLTVFLFVTTTLPFITPPPLSTALRRAFTPFVLLVESLTRGLGMEKGYEAGVGMVISLGVGLIPGMVADNLSVLKFGGIQYGLTRFLRDLVEVRKTGMAPERCIVNLKDRDYGRFTPYLRDIATQVGWGVSLSKIFERFSRGMKNWFALISMFLLVESIEVGGGTPQTLEALASYAETLEQIEKEKKAMLRPLMLMPYVGALIITVVVLILISFMSSMLRFAGQSISTEQLISMFLPPVIINSYMMGLAAGKISSERVSAGFLHAFLLLLANLVSMIIAPQITAGMMPRI
- a CDS encoding adenylate kinase family protein — encoded protein: MAILITGTPGVGKTTIARLLAERTGKKYIDFAEVVKNERLYAAYDPETNSYVVNLDRARSYMEQLLSCEEILDTHLVEALPPDKVSVAIVLRLDPLVLRERLNKRGYPSRKIRENIESEILDAVLISAIENLGEEKVFEVDTTGKTIAEIIEIITQILNKNGKLYKPGRVDWLEKYYFLIGKEGGII
- the speD gene encoding adenosylmethionine decarboxylase; translated protein: MTGKNRGVRGGGVGRHLIVEMFECDPIALDSIETIRTALLDSAVASNSTVVSFDFYRFKPHGVSGYVLVAESHISIHTWPEYGYAAIDVFTCGEHTDPWKGLDVLKDRLKAKKMTVLEIVRGVGIENYEGYWIPPEKRREEAVVATTP
- a CDS encoding 30S ribosomal protein S15, with the translated sequence MRKSKEKGRSSSKRPPELKRPEWVGMKPEEVEELVVSLFRKGYPPSMIGLILRDQYGIPLVKSVTGKSILQILRERGLAPEIPEDLMNLIRKAIKIRKHLEEHPKDYHSKRGLQLVESKIHRLAKYYEREGVLPPDWKYEPEKIALYA
- a CDS encoding single-stranded-DNA-specific exonuclease RecJ translates to MPPSLDELLAHSQKFLEDLRERKEPTLIVSHYDADGLSSASIFAWIFLQLDVPFHLVFVEQTYPDTLEDLPFKDYSYVIFLDLGSGYKELIREFTSNKKVMIVDHHVPSEPERWDHLVEINPYLVGVDASTQTSSSTLSYSIALRVVRADENLIPVALAGALGDRLDIGEKSSLLGLNRAVLEEGKKRGVVGEAISLRLFGFKRRPLVEALASTIDPYIPGLSGNPTACIKFLESIGINPRNGDTARNIGSLSHAEIKHLASELVKYMISMNVNVKEAEKIFGYNYFSLREADSSPLKDLREYAYVLNALGRLDQYGTAISLNFGHRGKYIVRAEESIKEYRRLIAKQLNNIVEQRSARVVSGRATIVFFIEENMPKLTGPVSSILANEFAQILRNTGNKIVGVASPLEGEKMKVSFRRLDESVNLGSLLQKYAKELNFVGGGHPAAGGALLDEKILEELLKRI